Proteins co-encoded in one Hemibagrus wyckioides isolate EC202008001 linkage group LG26, SWU_Hwy_1.0, whole genome shotgun sequence genomic window:
- the rln3b gene encoding relaxin-3b: MYKEVVLTLSLLVALACRAQANEGHPIYGVKLCGREFIRAVIFTCGGSRWRRSVGMPGETGDLAGDFLSIHDDETSDSWSSQLIPRLPYKAQADPEVDGLAGEGPESLAFIRPARSLISDEVLEALRTSDRKGRDVVVGLSNACCKWGCSKSEISSLC, from the exons ATGTATAAAGAGGTTGTGCTGACCCTGAGCCTGCTGGTGGCGCTGGCGTGCCGAGCCCAGGCCAACGAGGGTCACCCCATCTACGGCGTGAAGCTGTGTGGGAGAGAGTTCATCCGCGCCGTCATCTTCACCTGTGGAGGCTCACGCTGGAGAAGATCCGTCGGGATGCCAGGGGAAACCG GTGATTTAGCCGGTGACTTTCTCTCCATTCACGACGACGAGACCTCAGACAGCTGGAGCTCCCAACTCATCCCCCGCCTTCCTTACAAAGCTCAGGCTGACCCGGAGGTGGACGGCTTGGCCGGTGAGGGTCCAGAGAGCTTAGCGTTCATCCGCCCGGCTCGCTCACTCATCTCAGACGAGGTCCTCGAGGCTCTGCGCACCTCCGACAGGAAAGGCAGGGACGTGGTGGTGGGTCTGTCCAACGCCTGCTGCAAGTGGGGATGCAGCAAGAGCGAGATCAGCTCCCTGTGCTAA